The Hymenobacter chitinivorans DSM 11115 genome window below encodes:
- a CDS encoding dihydroorotate dehydrogenase: MQLGTLTLQNPICLAAAPWQLDGSGYERLGAIFTRTVTMEPKPGLYEEGIWQVNEQTLLNATNMRTESAEILVQEHLPHLLSYGVPVLVSITAPGIPGFRKIARFLAREVGSQIAGVEVYIAQPNTEKGAELNAKFVREATQAVRNELGPAAVIVVKLPPWPEHIRGLALGAQEGGATALAATNVLKALHLSDDATAEPVTGGLSGEALRPVALRCVWELAHDARITLPIFGTGGVFTAAHVSDYLRCGANAVQVASGEWLEPGLSARLAAECGHLVAVSQ; this comes from the coding sequence ATGCAACTAGGAACCCTCACCCTGCAAAATCCCATCTGCTTGGCAGCTGCTCCCTGGCAGCTGGATGGGTCCGGCTACGAGCGGCTAGGCGCCATTTTTACCCGTACCGTGACGATGGAGCCCAAGCCCGGGCTCTACGAGGAAGGCATTTGGCAAGTGAACGAGCAAACCCTGCTCAACGCCACCAACATGCGCACCGAAAGCGCCGAAATTCTGGTCCAGGAGCACTTGCCCCACCTGCTCAGCTACGGCGTGCCGGTGCTGGTCAGCATCACGGCCCCCGGTATTCCCGGCTTCCGCAAGATTGCGCGGTTTCTGGCCCGGGAAGTCGGCTCCCAAATTGCCGGCGTGGAAGTCTACATAGCCCAGCCCAACACCGAGAAAGGCGCTGAGCTCAACGCCAAATTCGTGCGCGAAGCCACCCAGGCCGTGCGCAACGAGCTGGGCCCAGCTGCGGTTATCGTGGTGAAGCTGCCGCCGTGGCCCGAGCATATCCGCGGGCTGGCCCTGGGTGCCCAGGAAGGCGGGGCTACGGCTTTGGCCGCTACCAACGTCCTGAAGGCCCTGCACCTGTCCGACGACGCCACGGCCGAGCCCGTAACCGGCGGCCTGTCGGGCGAGGCGCTACGGCCCGTGGCCCTGCGCTGCGTGTGGGAGCTGGCCCATGATGCCCGTATTACGCTACCCATTTTCGGCACCGGCGGCGTGTTTACGGCCGCCCATGTGTCGGACTACCTGCGCTGCGGGGCCAATGCCGTGCAAGTGGCCAGCGGCGAATGGCTGGAACCTGGTTTGTCGGCCCGCCTGGCCGCCGAGTGCGGGCATTTAGTAGCCGTAAGCCAGTAA
- the pyrF gene encoding orotidine-5'-phosphate decarboxylase — protein MEKLIQRARQANSLLCVGLDPTGDDQQVARRLAEVIDQTSPYAAAFKPNLAFFLSREDGVKLLRETVQRIPESIPVILDGKFGDIANTADHYARFAYDVIGADAVTVNPYMGDDAIVPFAKPGKMVFVLAKTSNKPVHSLQDVALTRGGYLSDCAAQVARKLDEEHGGIGLVVGATNAAAVARMRSLSPEQWFLVPGVGAQGGDLEATLRAGLRPDGSGLLINTSRALWQAADAAAAARELVEQINQFRSVLA, from the coding sequence ATGGAAAAGCTCATTCAACGTGCCCGGCAGGCCAATTCTCTGCTCTGCGTGGGCCTCGACCCCACCGGCGACGACCAGCAGGTAGCCCGCCGTCTGGCCGAAGTCATCGACCAAACCAGCCCCTACGCGGCGGCGTTCAAGCCCAACCTGGCCTTTTTCCTGAGCCGGGAAGACGGGGTAAAGCTCTTGCGCGAAACGGTGCAGCGCATCCCGGAAAGCATTCCGGTGATTCTGGACGGCAAGTTCGGCGACATTGCCAACACCGCCGACCACTACGCCCGCTTTGCCTACGACGTCATTGGGGCCGATGCGGTGACGGTGAACCCCTACATGGGCGACGACGCCATTGTGCCTTTTGCCAAACCCGGCAAGATGGTCTTTGTGTTGGCCAAAACCTCCAACAAGCCCGTGCACTCCCTGCAGGATGTGGCCCTGACCCGCGGCGGCTACCTCTCGGACTGCGCCGCCCAGGTGGCCCGCAAACTCGACGAGGAGCACGGCGGCATCGGCCTGGTGGTAGGGGCCACCAATGCCGCAGCCGTAGCCCGGATGCGCAGCCTCAGCCCCGAGCAATGGTTTCTGGTGCCCGGCGTGGGCGCCCAGGGCGGTGACTTGGAAGCCACGCTGCGGGCCGGTCTGCGGCCGGATGGCTCGGGCTTATTGATTAATACTTCCCGCGCCTTGTGGCAGGCGGCCGATGCCGCCGCCGCCGCCCGGGAGCTGGTGGAGCAAATCAACCAGTTTCGGTCGGTGCTGGCCTAA
- the pyrE gene encoding orotate phosphoribosyltransferase has protein sequence MSPSTTQTTLTSETLEQQLLQEDALLRGHFRLSSGLHSDTYVQCARFLRRPDLAAPAAAELARQIQAAGLQPDVVVGPAMGGVVIGYELARQLGVPGIFTERDDTGQMTLRRGFTVEPGQKIIIAEDVVTTGKSTNEVARVLEGLGAKVLAVASLIDRTGGQASLSFPNFALLPVTAATYAPDDCPLCRAGIPVVKPGSRPDKAFS, from the coding sequence GTGTCACCTTCCACCACCCAAACCACCTTGACTTCCGAAACCCTGGAGCAGCAGCTGTTGCAGGAAGACGCCCTGTTGCGCGGCCACTTCCGCCTGTCCTCCGGCCTGCACTCCGATACCTACGTGCAGTGCGCCCGGTTCTTGCGCCGCCCCGACCTGGCGGCTCCGGCCGCGGCTGAGCTGGCTCGTCAGATTCAGGCAGCCGGCTTGCAACCCGACGTGGTGGTGGGCCCGGCCATGGGCGGGGTGGTTATTGGCTACGAGCTGGCCCGGCAGCTGGGCGTGCCCGGCATCTTTACCGAGCGGGATGATACTGGGCAAATGACCCTGCGGCGGGGCTTTACGGTGGAGCCGGGCCAAAAAATTATTATTGCCGAAGACGTGGTGACTACCGGCAAGAGCACCAACGAGGTAGCGCGGGTGCTGGAAGGGCTGGGGGCAAAAGTTTTGGCCGTCGCCAGTTTAATTGACCGCACGGGTGGGCAAGCTTCACTTTCTTTTCCGAACTTTGCCCTGCTGCCGGTCACGGCGGCTACCTACGCACCCGATGATTGCCCGCTGTGCCGGGCAGGTATTCCGGTGGTAAAACCGGGCAGTCGGCCCGATAAAGCGTTTTCTTAA
- a CDS encoding phosphoribosylformylglycinamidine synthase subunit PurL → MDSTQRTIQLLLKPGQHDGEGQRVAEAASRHLGLSTGRVQSTALYTVRYPVTDQQLRDFATHCLQDPVLHDVALDEFRHGSQYKSYILVAKLPGVTDDEGISAQNALGDFLNEPLDTHTQHIFSKRLYFLEHELPESSLRQLAEDLLGNRMINRFEVGPIAQIRDYTPRPGGGAESITDTVRLVGLSDEELVKLSKDNLYALNLEEMRVVRDHYTSIADERQAAGLPQDPTDCELEIVAQTWSEHCKHKEFSAVIKYRDADTGEEFEVDSLFKTYIKDATSEVDRQLRANGNDWLIKVFSDNAGAVRINPESLFVWKVETHNSPSAIDPYGGAITGILGNNRDPLATGIGGAKLLFNTNVLCFGNPEFNGTLLSNQLHPRRIFEGVRKGIEDGGNKSGVPTVNGAIVFDDRYAGKPLVYCGTGAVMPMQLAGLDSWEKKIDAQDRIIMAGGRVGKDGIHGATFSSIELDETSPATAVQIGSPITQKLAMDFLILATRRGLIKCSTDNGAGGLSSSIGELATISGGAVVELEKVPLKYPGLRPWEIFVSESQERFSLAVEPAKMDELLALGQEMEVELTDIGYFTADGYLDVRFDGEAVAHLDMEFLHNGVPRKVLEAEWQKPTTQEPTLPADLDYTDVLSRLLGSLNICSRESVIRQYDHEVKGRTIIKPLMGATGQAPQDAAVVRFNFESWEGVAVSNGILPRFGDLDAYDMSAGAFDEAVRQIVAVGGKLPNLSYGDGNFWSVNDNFCVPDSVYDPATNPDGKHKLAKLVRMCQALRDATAAYCIPLTSGKDSMKNDFKADGVKISVPPTVLYSMTAKVEDVRRTITSDFKQADDVVYLLGETYDELGGSEFYQLFGELGANVPKVRFEEAKTLYTRMGQANDQGLIQSCHDLSDGGLAVALAEATFGYGFGAEVELPTGLPVQVQLFSESHSRFVATVAPEDVTAFEQHFGSRATRLGVVTTDGQLTVRHNGQTVIAASTEALRHEWTNGPVNRIIGFGQHAEAQ, encoded by the coding sequence TTGGACTCTACCCAAAGAACTATTCAGCTTCTGCTCAAGCCCGGCCAACACGATGGCGAGGGCCAACGAGTAGCCGAAGCTGCCTCCCGCCACCTGGGCCTCTCTACTGGCCGGGTGCAAAGCACCGCCCTCTACACGGTGCGCTACCCCGTGACGGACCAGCAGCTGCGCGACTTCGCCACTCACTGCCTCCAAGACCCGGTGCTGCACGACGTGGCCCTCGACGAGTTCCGCCACGGCTCCCAGTATAAGAGTTACATTCTGGTGGCCAAGCTGCCCGGCGTAACCGACGACGAAGGTATATCGGCCCAGAACGCCCTCGGCGACTTTCTCAACGAGCCGCTCGACACCCATACCCAGCATATTTTCAGTAAGCGGCTCTACTTCCTGGAGCACGAGCTGCCGGAGAGTAGTCTGCGCCAGCTGGCCGAAGACCTGCTCGGCAACAGGATGATTAACCGCTTCGAGGTCGGCCCCATAGCCCAGATTCGCGACTACACGCCGCGGCCGGGCGGTGGGGCCGAATCCATTACGGACACCGTGCGGTTGGTGGGTTTGTCGGATGAGGAGCTGGTCAAGCTCTCCAAAGACAACCTCTACGCCCTGAACCTGGAGGAAATGCGCGTCGTGCGCGACCATTACACCAGCATTGCCGATGAGCGCCAAGCCGCCGGCCTACCCCAGGACCCGACCGACTGCGAGCTGGAAATCGTGGCCCAGACCTGGTCGGAGCACTGCAAGCACAAGGAGTTTTCGGCCGTCATCAAGTACCGGGACGCCGACACCGGCGAGGAGTTTGAAGTGGACTCTTTGTTCAAAACCTACATCAAAGACGCCACTTCGGAAGTAGACCGGCAGCTGCGGGCCAATGGCAACGACTGGCTCATTAAGGTGTTCAGTGACAACGCCGGGGCCGTGCGTATCAACCCCGAGTCGCTGTTTGTCTGGAAGGTCGAAACTCACAACTCGCCCTCGGCCATTGACCCCTACGGCGGCGCCATTACCGGTATTCTGGGCAACAACCGTGACCCGCTGGCTACCGGTATCGGCGGCGCGAAACTGCTCTTCAATACCAACGTGCTCTGCTTCGGTAACCCCGAGTTTAACGGCACGCTGCTGAGCAACCAGCTTCACCCGCGCCGTATTTTCGAGGGCGTGCGCAAGGGCATCGAGGACGGCGGTAACAAGTCGGGCGTGCCCACGGTGAACGGGGCCATTGTATTCGATGACCGTTACGCCGGCAAGCCGCTGGTGTACTGCGGCACCGGTGCCGTGATGCCCATGCAGCTGGCCGGCCTCGATTCCTGGGAGAAAAAGATTGACGCCCAGGACCGCATCATCATGGCCGGCGGCCGGGTGGGCAAGGACGGCATCCACGGCGCGACTTTCTCCAGCATCGAGCTCGACGAGACTTCGCCTGCCACGGCCGTACAGATTGGCTCCCCGATTACCCAGAAGCTGGCCATGGACTTCCTGATCCTGGCCACCCGGCGCGGCCTGATCAAGTGCAGCACCGACAACGGCGCGGGCGGCTTGTCGTCCAGCATCGGCGAATTGGCTACTATCAGCGGCGGCGCCGTCGTTGAATTAGAGAAAGTGCCCCTGAAATACCCCGGCCTGCGGCCCTGGGAAATTTTCGTTTCGGAGTCGCAAGAGCGTTTTTCGCTAGCCGTAGAGCCTGCGAAGATGGACGAATTGCTGGCTTTGGGCCAGGAAATGGAAGTGGAGCTGACTGATATTGGCTACTTCACCGCCGACGGCTACCTCGACGTGCGCTTCGACGGAGAAGCTGTAGCCCACCTCGACATGGAATTCCTGCACAACGGCGTGCCGCGCAAAGTGCTGGAAGCCGAGTGGCAGAAGCCTACCACCCAGGAGCCCACTTTGCCTGCCGACCTCGACTACACCGACGTGTTGAGCCGCTTGCTGGGCAGCTTAAACATCTGCTCCCGCGAGTCAGTCATCCGCCAGTACGACCACGAAGTGAAGGGCCGCACCATTATCAAGCCTTTGATGGGCGCGACGGGCCAGGCGCCGCAGGATGCCGCCGTGGTGCGCTTCAATTTCGAGTCGTGGGAAGGCGTGGCCGTGAGCAACGGCATTCTGCCCCGCTTCGGCGACTTGGACGCGTATGATATGTCGGCCGGCGCCTTCGATGAGGCCGTGCGCCAGATTGTGGCGGTAGGAGGGAAGCTACCCAACCTGAGTTACGGCGACGGCAACTTCTGGTCGGTAAACGACAACTTCTGCGTGCCCGACTCGGTGTACGACCCCGCCACCAACCCCGACGGCAAGCACAAGCTGGCTAAGCTGGTGCGCATGTGCCAGGCCCTGCGCGACGCCACGGCCGCCTACTGCATCCCGCTTACGAGTGGCAAGGACTCGATGAAGAACGACTTCAAGGCCGACGGCGTGAAGATTTCGGTGCCGCCGACGGTGCTGTATTCGATGACGGCCAAAGTCGAGGACGTGCGCCGCACCATCACCTCCGACTTCAAGCAGGCCGACGACGTGGTGTACCTGCTGGGCGAAACCTACGACGAACTGGGCGGCTCCGAGTTCTACCAGCTCTTCGGGGAGCTAGGCGCCAACGTGCCCAAAGTGCGTTTCGAGGAAGCTAAAACGTTGTACACCCGCATGGGCCAGGCCAACGACCAGGGCCTCATCCAGTCCTGCCACGACTTGTCGGACGGCGGGCTGGCGGTAGCGCTGGCCGAAGCCACGTTCGGCTACGGTTTTGGGGCCGAGGTAGAGCTACCAACAGGCTTGCCGGTACAGGTGCAGCTGTTTTCCGAGTCGCACTCCCGCTTCGTGGCTACGGTGGCCCCGGAAGATGTAACGGCTTTCGAGCAGCACTTCGGCAGTCGTGCTACCCGCCTCGGCGTGGTAACCACTGATGGTCAGCTCACGGTGCGCCACAATGGCCAGACCGTTATTGCGGCCAGCACCGAGGCCCTGCGCCACGAGTGGACCAACGGGCCCGTGAATCGAATTATCGGCTTTGGCCAGCACGCAGAAGCTCAGTAA
- a CDS encoding phosphoribosylformylglycinamidine synthase subunit PurQ yields MASTQKLSNMEGQQPTINNQPVQALILTGFGINCEEEFAAAYRLAGAEATIVHLNEVMHGHVSIHDYDILNFPGGFSFGDDLGSGVVLANKLRYRKNAAGRTLLDDIKQFVANGKFVMGICNGFQVLVKLGLLPNLSGAVTPEVTLTHNASGRYEDRWVRLKVNPKSNSPFLKGIDSMEVPVRHGEGRLIIKGEETLAEIEARGLNCLAYTDYDGSPTDVYPHNPNGADLNCAGLTDTTGQVFGLMPHPEAFLSLYNHPDWARRKRQTPNLSEEGDGLKLFRNIVAHVQSQRPAVAAPQTASQFSA; encoded by the coding sequence TTGGCCAGCACGCAGAAGCTCAGTAACATGGAAGGCCAACAACCAACAATCAATAACCAGCCCGTCCAGGCCCTGATCCTGACCGGGTTTGGTATCAACTGCGAGGAGGAATTCGCGGCGGCCTACCGTTTGGCCGGGGCCGAAGCCACCATCGTCCACCTCAACGAGGTGATGCACGGCCACGTCAGCATCCACGACTACGACATCCTGAACTTCCCCGGCGGCTTCAGCTTCGGCGACGACCTGGGCTCGGGCGTGGTGCTGGCCAATAAGCTGCGCTACCGCAAAAACGCCGCCGGCCGCACCCTGCTCGACGACATCAAGCAGTTCGTGGCCAACGGCAAGTTCGTGATGGGCATCTGCAACGGCTTTCAGGTCCTGGTCAAGCTGGGTTTGCTGCCCAACCTGAGCGGCGCCGTAACGCCGGAAGTGACCCTGACCCATAATGCTTCCGGAAGATACGAGGACCGCTGGGTGCGGCTGAAGGTTAACCCCAAGTCGAACTCGCCCTTCCTCAAAGGCATTGACTCCATGGAAGTGCCGGTGCGCCACGGCGAAGGTCGTTTGATTATTAAGGGCGAAGAAACCCTGGCCGAAATCGAAGCCCGGGGCCTGAACTGCCTGGCCTACACCGATTACGACGGCTCGCCCACCGACGTGTACCCGCACAACCCCAACGGCGCCGACCTGAACTGCGCTGGCCTGACCGACACCACCGGGCAGGTATTCGGGCTGATGCCCCACCCCGAGGCATTTCTGTCGCTCTACAACCACCCCGACTGGGCCCGGCGCAAGCGCCAGACCCCGAATCTGAGTGAGGAAGGCGACGGGCTCAAGCTGTTCCGCAACATTGTGGCGCACGTGCAAAGCCAGCGCCCCGCCGTGGCCGCGCCCCAGACGGCCAGCCAGTTTTCAGCCTAA
- a CDS encoding phosphoribosylaminoimidazolesuccinocarboxamide synthase, translating into MNTLNHFDTPQLELLHRGKVRDSYRAPSGERLIVVTDRLSAFDSVLETPVAHKGAVLNGLAAFWFDKTQHIIPNHVISLLDPNVTLAKEAEPIRVEMVVRNYLTGSMLRGYQQGQRTFSGVTVPDGLTKHQQFPEPIVTPTTKEESDREITPENLVAEGWVAAELYEKMRVKSLELFNFASQWMAERGIILVDTKYEFGLLDGELILIDEIHTPDSSRFWSAADYAQNPETAEQMDKEYVRQWLIANKQDGQYPRALTPEVSAEATRRYLDIYERITGAPLPTGDETTAGDDVQARLVGNLVRAGIMKDA; encoded by the coding sequence ATGAACACCCTCAACCACTTCGATACCCCCCAGCTCGAACTGCTGCACCGCGGCAAAGTTCGCGACTCGTACCGCGCTCCTTCGGGTGAGCGGCTCATCGTGGTAACCGACCGGCTGTCGGCCTTCGACTCGGTGCTGGAAACGCCGGTGGCCCACAAAGGCGCGGTGCTGAACGGGCTGGCCGCTTTCTGGTTCGACAAGACGCAGCACATCATTCCCAACCACGTTATTAGCCTGCTCGACCCGAACGTAACGCTGGCCAAGGAAGCTGAGCCCATTCGGGTGGAAATGGTGGTGCGCAACTACCTCACCGGCTCGATGCTGCGCGGCTACCAGCAGGGCCAGCGCACCTTCTCGGGCGTCACCGTGCCCGACGGGCTGACCAAGCACCAGCAATTCCCCGAGCCCATCGTGACGCCGACTACCAAAGAGGAGTCGGACCGCGAGATTACGCCGGAGAACCTGGTGGCGGAAGGCTGGGTGGCGGCGGAGCTCTACGAGAAGATGCGGGTGAAGTCCTTAGAACTGTTCAACTTCGCCTCGCAGTGGATGGCGGAGCGCGGTATTATCCTGGTGGACACCAAGTACGAGTTTGGCTTGCTGGATGGGGAGCTGATTCTGATTGACGAAATCCATACCCCCGACTCCTCGCGGTTCTGGAGCGCCGCGGACTACGCCCAGAATCCGGAAACGGCCGAGCAGATGGACAAGGAGTACGTGCGCCAGTGGCTGATTGCCAACAAGCAGGACGGCCAGTACCCGCGCGCCCTCACCCCGGAAGTATCGGCCGAAGCCACCCGCCGCTACCTCGACATCTACGAGCGTATCACCGGGGCCCCGCTGCCCACCGGCGACGAAACCACGGCCGGCGACGACGTGCAGGCCCGCCTCGTGGGCAACCTGGTGCGGGCCGGCATTATGAAAGATGCCTGA
- a CDS encoding nuclear transport factor 2 family protein, giving the protein MPSATSNPTVMHPDNAAQQKQLVESYIEAYNSFDVAGMLQPLHEEVVFRNVTNGETDLTLTGKESFRQQAEQALQYFSQREQRVTDWQFSADKVEVRLDYSAVAAIDFPNGLKAGDPLQLQGKSVFEFADGQITSITDIS; this is encoded by the coding sequence ATGCCCTCGGCTACCTCCAACCCCACAGTAATGCACCCCGATAACGCTGCTCAACAGAAACAACTTGTGGAAAGCTACATCGAAGCCTACAATAGCTTCGACGTAGCCGGCATGCTTCAGCCCCTGCACGAGGAAGTGGTGTTTCGCAATGTTACCAATGGGGAAACCGACCTGACTCTGACCGGCAAGGAAAGCTTCCGCCAGCAGGCCGAGCAAGCCCTGCAGTATTTCTCCCAACGGGAGCAGCGCGTCACCGATTGGCAGTTTAGCGCCGACAAAGTGGAAGTCCGGCTCGACTACTCCGCCGTGGCCGCCATAGACTTTCCCAACGGTCTGAAAGCCGGCGACCCGCTGCAGCTGCAAGGCAAGTCCGTTTTCGAGTTTGCCGATGGGCAAATAACTTCCATTACCGATATTAGCTAA
- a CDS encoding GNAT family N-acetyltransferase: MSTATAIQLDVSSPQAAEAQPLLDALSEQLGTRFGSDGRASFTEWHPADPRYIFLLARQQDGEAVGCGAVRPLADGVGEVKRMFAKYSRQGIGEAVLQQLEAEAKNAGYTELWLETRVANTEACRFYLKNGYQRRANYGQYIGRDNSACFGKLLTFSDAAELLSHD; encoded by the coding sequence ATGTCAACCGCCACCGCCATACAGCTCGACGTTTCCTCGCCCCAGGCGGCGGAGGCCCAGCCCTTGCTCGACGCTTTGTCGGAGCAGCTGGGCACGCGCTTCGGCAGCGACGGGCGGGCCTCGTTTACGGAGTGGCACCCGGCCGACCCGCGCTACATTTTCCTGCTGGCTCGGCAGCAAGACGGGGAAGCGGTAGGTTGCGGGGCGGTACGGCCGTTGGCTGACGGCGTAGGGGAGGTGAAGCGGATGTTTGCCAAATACTCCCGCCAGGGCATCGGCGAAGCTGTATTGCAGCAGTTGGAGGCCGAAGCTAAAAATGCCGGCTACACCGAGCTGTGGCTGGAAACCCGGGTGGCCAATACCGAAGCCTGCCGCTTTTACCTCAAGAACGGCTACCAGCGCCGTGCTAATTACGGCCAGTACATCGGCCGCGACAATTCTGCCTGCTTCGGCAAGCTTCTGACCTTCTCTGACGCAGCCGAATTACTTTCTCATGACTAG
- the purD gene encoding phosphoribosylamine--glycine ligase, with amino-acid sequence MTSPLQKPIVLLGGGAREHAMAWKLTRDGATVHVLPGNGGIPNSHPDISATDFPAIQRFCETHGVKLIVVGPEAPLAAGVTDYFAGSDIRVFGPSRAGAVLESSKVWSKDFMRRHGVATALSWQYRSDKLTEARAKATELNGQVVVKYDGLAAGKGVYVCSSIEEAQAALDDLQQQHTGWFSFLLEEKLIGPEISIIGVTDGNRVRLLAPSQDHKQLLAGDQGPNTGGMGAYCPVPFCDDNVLAAIRTSIVDPTLRGLQNEQFDFKGFLYFGIMLTEQGPKLLEYNVRLGDPEAEVLLPALESSLLELIEATLDGKLQQTVVRQRRGSYVGVVLASGGYPAAQFPTGFPITGLDQLHPSILAFHGATRQQDGELVTTGGRVMVLVGHGEELEDAVAHVYREAEKVKFQDVYIRTDIGQRPEPTLAANW; translated from the coding sequence ATGACTAGTCCTTTGCAGAAACCTATAGTACTCCTCGGCGGCGGGGCCCGTGAGCACGCCATGGCCTGGAAGCTGACCCGCGACGGGGCCACGGTGCACGTGCTGCCCGGCAACGGCGGCATTCCCAACTCCCACCCCGACATCAGCGCCACCGATTTTCCGGCCATCCAACGCTTCTGCGAAACTCATGGCGTGAAGCTGATTGTAGTCGGGCCCGAAGCCCCGCTGGCGGCCGGCGTGACGGACTACTTTGCCGGCTCCGACATCCGCGTGTTTGGTCCTTCGCGGGCCGGGGCGGTGCTGGAAAGCTCCAAGGTGTGGAGCAAGGACTTCATGCGGCGGCACGGGGTGGCTACGGCCCTCTCGTGGCAGTACCGCAGTGATAAGCTGACCGAGGCCCGGGCCAAGGCTACCGAGCTCAATGGGCAGGTGGTGGTGAAGTACGACGGGCTGGCCGCCGGCAAGGGCGTGTACGTGTGCTCGTCTATCGAAGAGGCCCAGGCTGCCCTGGACGATTTGCAGCAGCAGCACACCGGCTGGTTTAGCTTCCTGCTGGAAGAAAAACTCATCGGCCCCGAAATCAGCATTATCGGCGTCACGGACGGCAACCGGGTGCGGCTGCTGGCCCCGTCCCAGGACCACAAGCAGCTGCTGGCCGGCGACCAGGGCCCCAACACCGGCGGCATGGGCGCCTACTGCCCCGTCCCGTTCTGCGACGACAACGTATTAGCCGCCATCCGCACCAGCATCGTGGACCCCACGCTGCGCGGCCTGCAAAACGAGCAGTTCGACTTCAAGGGCTTCCTCTACTTCGGCATCATGCTCACCGAGCAGGGGCCCAAGCTGCTCGAATACAACGTCCGCCTCGGCGACCCGGAGGCCGAAGTGCTTCTGCCCGCCCTGGAAAGCTCGTTGCTGGAGCTCATCGAAGCCACCCTGGATGGCAAGCTCCAGCAAACCGTGGTGCGGCAACGGCGCGGCTCCTACGTGGGCGTGGTGCTGGCCTCGGGCGGCTACCCGGCGGCCCAGTTCCCGACCGGCTTCCCCATCACCGGCCTCGACCAGCTCCACCCCAGCATCCTGGCCTTCCATGGCGCTACCAGGCAGCAGGATGGCGAACTGGTAACCACCGGCGGCCGGGTGATGGTGCTCGTGGGCCACGGTGAGGAGCTGGAAGACGCGGTGGCCCACGTGTACCGCGAAGCCGAAAAAGTCAAATTTCAGGATGTCTACATCCGTACCGATATCGGCCAGCGGCCGGAACCGACCCTTGCAGCCAACTGGTAA